The following proteins are encoded in a genomic region of Betaproteobacteria bacterium:
- a CDS encoding SOS response-associated peptidase yields the protein MCGRYALNENARELADHFHLVSVPELVPRFNIPPGVQVLVVRQSVSGPIGEMMLWGLTPAWTRSAAQSRAYPKPINARAESIQERPMFRSAFRARRCILPASGFYEWNRPQAGPKQAYYFHPANDPVFAMAGLFEPGDGDFPASCCILTTAANEVMAPVHDRMPVLLDLKDVQAWLDPATSRARLLPLLAPAPSDEMFAHPVSARVNAARNDDSSLIERCAPAGEIQ from the coding sequence ATGTGCGGCCGATACGCCCTCAATGAAAACGCCCGTGAACTGGCTGACCACTTTCACCTGGTGAGCGTTCCTGAACTCGTCCCCAGGTTCAACATCCCGCCCGGCGTGCAGGTGCTCGTCGTCAGGCAATCCGTCAGCGGCCCCATCGGCGAAATGATGCTTTGGGGCCTGACACCCGCCTGGACCCGCTCGGCTGCGCAGTCCCGCGCGTATCCCAAGCCCATCAACGCGCGCGCCGAATCGATCCAGGAGCGCCCGATGTTCCGCTCCGCGTTTCGCGCCCGACGCTGCATTTTGCCAGCATCGGGCTTCTATGAATGGAACCGGCCCCAGGCAGGGCCCAAACAGGCCTACTACTTCCATCCGGCAAACGATCCGGTGTTCGCCATGGCGGGCCTGTTCGAGCCCGGAGACGGCGACTTTCCGGCTTCGTGCTGTATTCTCACGACAGCCGCGAACGAGGTCATGGCGCCGGTCCACGACCGCATGCCCGTGCTGTTGGACTTGAAGGACGTGCAGGCGTGGCTTGATCCCGCGACCTCTCGAGCAAGGCTCTTGCCGCTGCTGGCGCCCGCACCGTCCGATGAGATGTTCGCCCATCCGGTGAGTGCACGTGTGAACGCCGCCAGGAACGACGATTCCTCGCTGATCGAACGATGTGCCCCGGCGGGCGAAATCCAATGA
- a CDS encoding 2-hydroxychromene-2-carboxylate isomerase, with the protein MKTIDYYFSPVSPWTHFGHARLREIARRCDASIAVKPIDYGRVFPVSGGLPLKQRAAQRQAYRMFELKRWRDYLGVPINLEPKHFPVPADLAARTIIAAAPEGSDRQLDLAGALMKACWEQERDISDPSTLRAIAEAQGLNGTALVATADSPATLSEYDRLTQEAIERQIFGAPTYVVDGEPYWGQDRLDFVERALQR; encoded by the coding sequence TTGAAGACGATCGACTACTATTTCTCGCCGGTTTCGCCCTGGACCCACTTCGGCCACGCCCGCCTGCGCGAAATCGCCCGCAGATGCGACGCTTCGATTGCCGTGAAACCGATCGACTATGGCCGCGTGTTTCCGGTTTCGGGGGGACTCCCGCTCAAGCAGCGAGCCGCCCAGAGACAGGCGTATCGCATGTTCGAACTCAAGCGCTGGCGCGACTACCTGGGGGTGCCCATCAACCTGGAGCCGAAGCACTTCCCCGTGCCGGCCGATCTGGCTGCCCGAACGATCATCGCAGCCGCTCCGGAGGGCTCGGACAGACAGCTCGATCTCGCCGGCGCACTGATGAAGGCATGCTGGGAACAGGAACGCGACATTTCGGATCCGTCCACCCTGCGCGCCATTGCGGAAGCGCAAGGTTTGAACGGCACGGCGCTCGTCGCAACGGCGGACAGTCCCGCCACCTTATCCGAATATGATCGCCTTACGCAGGAGGCCATCGAGCGTCAGATCTTCGGTGCCCCGACGTATGTCGTCGATGGAGAGCCGTACTGGGGACAGGACCGGCTCGACTTCGTGGAACGGGCGTTGCAGCGATGA